One region of Rhodocaloribacter litoris genomic DNA includes:
- a CDS encoding aminotransferase class I/II-fold pyridoxal phosphate-dependent enzyme, translating into MSISTSLDLENRLAERVRRVPPSGIRRFFDIAATMEGVISLGIGEPDFVSPAPIVDAGIASLREGKTGYTSNAGLLELREAIAADLEARYGVSYDPATEILVTVGVSEALQLAMLALLDPGDEILIPEPCFVSYGPTAVFAGGKVVYVPTFAEHDFQVTAADLAARITPRTKVLFLSYPNNPTGAVLRRAVLEEIAEVVVEHDLLVLSDEIYDRLVYGAAYEQGHTCLPSIPALRDRTVLLGGFSKGYAMTGWRIGYVCAPEPVYRAMYKLHQYIIMSAPTMAQYGALAGLRHCQEDVERMRQAYDRRRRLIVDGLRAAGLPTFEPEGAFYCFPDIRSTGLTSEEFAQKLLQEERVAVVPGDAFGPSGAGYVRCSYATALEKIEEAVVRITRFARKYQARHNGG; encoded by the coding sequence ATGTCGATCTCAACTTCACTCGACCTCGAAAACCGTCTTGCGGAGCGGGTGCGGCGTGTGCCGCCGAGCGGCATCCGGCGCTTTTTCGACATCGCCGCCACGATGGAAGGCGTCATCTCGCTCGGCATCGGCGAGCCGGACTTCGTCTCGCCCGCCCCGATCGTCGATGCGGGGATCGCGTCGCTGCGCGAGGGCAAGACGGGCTACACCTCCAATGCCGGGCTGCTGGAACTGCGCGAGGCCATCGCCGCCGACCTCGAAGCGCGCTACGGGGTTTCGTATGACCCGGCCACCGAAATCCTGGTGACCGTCGGGGTGAGCGAGGCGCTGCAACTGGCCATGCTGGCGCTGCTCGACCCCGGCGATGAGATCCTGATCCCGGAGCCGTGCTTCGTCTCCTACGGCCCGACGGCCGTCTTCGCCGGGGGGAAGGTGGTCTACGTGCCCACCTTCGCCGAACACGACTTCCAGGTGACGGCCGCCGACCTGGCCGCCCGCATCACCCCGCGGACGAAGGTGCTCTTTCTCTCCTATCCGAACAACCCGACGGGGGCGGTGCTCCGCCGGGCGGTGCTGGAAGAGATCGCCGAGGTGGTCGTCGAGCACGACCTGCTCGTGCTCTCGGACGAGATCTACGACCGGCTCGTCTACGGGGCGGCGTACGAGCAGGGACACACGTGCCTGCCCTCGATCCCGGCCCTGCGCGACCGGACGGTGCTGCTGGGCGGCTTCTCGAAAGGCTATGCCATGACGGGCTGGCGCATCGGGTACGTCTGCGCGCCGGAGCCGGTTTACCGGGCGATGTACAAGCTGCACCAGTACATCATCATGAGCGCACCGACGATGGCACAGTACGGGGCCCTGGCCGGCCTCCGGCATTGCCAGGAGGACGTGGAGCGCATGCGCCAGGCCTACGACCGCCGCCGCCGCCTCATCGTCGACGGGCTGCGGGCCGCCGGGCTGCCCACCTTCGAGCCGGAGGGGGCCTTCTACTGCTTCCCGGACATCCGCTCGACGGGCCTCACGTCCGAGGAGTTCGCCCAGAAGCTGCTGCAGGAGGAGCGTGTGGCCGTGGTGCCGGGCGATGCCTTCGGGCCGAGCGGCGCGGGCTACGTTCGCTGCTCCTATGCGACGGCGCTCGAGAAGATCGAGGAGGCCGTCGTGCGCATCACCCGCTTTGCCCGGAAGTACCAGGCACGCCACAACGGCGGGTAG